A window of Gavia stellata isolate bGavSte3 chromosome 21, bGavSte3.hap2, whole genome shotgun sequence contains these coding sequences:
- the HRK gene encoding activator of apoptosis harakiri, protein MCPCALHGGPPAPCPCSPGRAARPSAAARLVAARLRRLGDELEQRAARRKARGRGPSAGRRLAAVVCLLCALTPAAALAWLIRRRSL, encoded by the coding sequence ATGTGCCCCTGCGCGCTGCACGGcggcccccccgcgccctgcccctgcagccccggccgcgccgcccggccctCGGCCGCCGCCCGCCTGGTCGCCGCCCGCCTGCGCCGCCTGGGCGATGAGCTGGAgcagcgggcggcgcggcgcaaggcgcggggccgcggcccctCGGCCGGCCGCCGCTTGGCCGCCGTGGTGTGCCTGCTGTGCGCCCTCACGCCCGCGGCCGCGCTGGCCTGGCTGATCCGCAGGAGGAGCCTCTAG